In one window of Halomarina pelagica DNA:
- a CDS encoding type II/IV secretion system ATPase subunit, translating into MASKDARSGRAWLPGSSDDGEVSDESDGSDDSDAPGESRVAVGEYTWEDYKREYYYDEDGEPPRTGDGEVVPFDGSEALGFDPTLLSGRLGRGGASASLLDGIVEARTVDVDPDLDEDDFFSTVEGHTTVVNRYDLERTVPLAKKSHFREVDRYWVNEPYAFVIIFHSERENERKYYVVEPHLTPVERDLREFLTEKLRTAIKYSDDDVIVKGGEGSRAGVITRETTRLLDRYDLYEGDVASLGHGPGGSAGRGEEAGGEGKGKRGDESGGEREGAEESADERSGIVARLKGLLGFDDEPIVRSGELAGIAARPEPALLAEDAPTLTEYQIEKLLYALRRDFVGYERIDPIKHDINVEDVSCDGYNSPVFVYHTDHEQIISNVYHGEAELDDFVVKLAQRSGKGISKRQPQVDCTLPDGSRAQLTLGREVSDHGTNYTIRQFKDVPFTPIDLINWKTFSLDEMAFLWLCIENHKSLVFAGGTASGKTTSLNAVSLFIPSQSKIVSIEDTREVELPQRNWIASVTRPSFSDDGKGDVDEFDLLEAALRQRPEYIVMGEIRGEEGRTLFQVMSTGHTTLTTFHADSVGEVIKRFTTEPINVSKTMFTALDLVSIQTSTRVAGDKVRRNKSITEINRYDAENDEINVQDVYQWQAETDEFLEMGQSNTLQGITFDRGWSTETLEEELFKRRLVLAYLVERNLNTYTQVAATLQAFINDPDTILALIANDDLERSLEDLREMESVEIDIDPEKEEMVPRPDPRPENLAEARGILSEGESLLAEYEGERVDAAAVVSMAATDPDGSGDVGDDGNDGDGEASDDARNAGDDTADGSANGDSTDDSGDGFGGFRPKGGSE; encoded by the coding sequence ATGGCCAGCAAGGACGCCCGCTCGGGACGCGCGTGGCTCCCGGGGAGTTCGGACGACGGGGAGGTGTCCGACGAGTCTGACGGCTCCGACGACTCCGACGCCCCCGGGGAGTCGCGCGTCGCGGTCGGGGAGTACACGTGGGAGGACTACAAGCGCGAGTACTACTACGACGAGGACGGCGAGCCCCCGCGAACCGGGGACGGCGAGGTGGTCCCGTTCGACGGGAGCGAGGCGCTCGGCTTCGATCCGACGCTGCTCTCGGGGCGGTTGGGTCGGGGCGGGGCGTCGGCGTCGCTCCTCGACGGGATCGTCGAGGCGCGCACGGTCGACGTCGATCCCGACCTCGACGAGGACGACTTCTTCTCGACCGTCGAGGGGCACACGACCGTGGTCAACCGCTACGATCTCGAACGGACCGTGCCGCTCGCGAAGAAGTCTCACTTCCGCGAGGTCGATCGCTACTGGGTGAACGAGCCCTACGCGTTCGTGATCATCTTCCACTCCGAGCGGGAGAACGAGCGGAAGTACTACGTCGTCGAACCGCACCTCACGCCCGTCGAGCGCGACCTGCGGGAGTTCCTCACCGAGAAGCTCCGCACCGCGATCAAGTACTCCGACGACGACGTCATCGTGAAGGGCGGCGAGGGGTCCCGAGCGGGGGTCATCACCCGCGAGACCACGCGCCTGCTCGACCGGTACGACCTCTACGAGGGCGACGTCGCGTCGCTGGGTCACGGACCGGGCGGGAGCGCGGGGCGCGGGGAGGAGGCGGGAGGCGAGGGGAAGGGGAAGAGAGGGGACGAGAGCGGCGGCGAGAGGGAAGGGGCGGAGGAGAGCGCGGACGAGCGGTCGGGGATCGTGGCCCGACTGAAGGGGTTGCTCGGATTCGACGACGAGCCGATCGTTCGCTCGGGGGAGTTGGCGGGGATCGCCGCCCGGCCCGAGCCGGCGCTCCTAGCGGAGGACGCGCCGACGCTCACCGAGTACCAGATCGAGAAGCTCCTCTACGCCCTCCGGCGCGACTTCGTGGGCTACGAGCGCATCGACCCGATCAAGCACGACATCAACGTCGAGGACGTCTCCTGCGACGGTTACAACTCGCCGGTGTTCGTCTACCACACCGACCACGAGCAGATCATCTCGAACGTCTATCACGGCGAGGCGGAACTGGACGACTTCGTCGTCAAGCTCGCCCAGCGCTCGGGCAAGGGCATCTCCAAGCGCCAGCCGCAGGTCGACTGCACCCTCCCGGACGGGTCGCGCGCGCAGCTCACCCTCGGGCGGGAGGTGTCCGACCACGGGACGAACTACACCATCCGGCAGTTCAAGGACGTCCCGTTCACGCCGATCGACCTCATCAACTGGAAGACGTTCTCGCTCGACGAGATGGCCTTCCTCTGGCTCTGCATCGAGAACCACAAGTCGCTCGTCTTCGCGGGCGGGACGGCCTCGGGGAAGACCACCTCGCTCAACGCCGTCTCGCTGTTCATCCCCTCCCAGTCGAAGATCGTCTCGATCGAGGACACCCGCGAGGTGGAACTCCCCCAGCGCAACTGGATCGCGAGCGTGACCCGCCCCTCCTTCTCGGACGACGGGAAGGGCGACGTAGACGAGTTCGACCTGCTCGAGGCCGCGCTCCGCCAGCGCCCCGAGTACATCGTCATGGGCGAGATCCGCGGCGAGGAGGGCCGGACGCTCTTTCAGGTCATGTCCACCGGCCACACCACGCTCACGACCTTCCACGCCGACTCGGTCGGGGAGGTGATAAAGCGGTTCACGACCGAGCCGATCAACGTCTCGAAGACGATGTTCACGGCCCTCGATCTCGTCTCGATCCAGACCTCGACGCGCGTGGCCGGGGACAAGGTCCGGCGGAACAAGTCCATCACCGAGATCAACCGCTACGACGCGGAGAACGACGAGATCAACGTACAGGACGTCTACCAGTGGCAGGCCGAGACCGACGAGTTCCTGGAGATGGGCCAGTCGAACACCCTCCAGGGGATCACCTTCGACCGCGGGTGGTCCACGGAGACGCTCGAGGAGGAACTGTTCAAGCGCCGACTGGTGCTCGCCTACCTCGTCGAGCGGAACCTGAACACCTACACGCAGGTCGCGGCGACCCTGCAGGCGTTCATCAACGACCCCGACACGATCCTCGCGCTCATCGCGAACGACGACCTCGAACGGAGCCTCGAGGACCTCCGGGAGATGGAGTCCGTCGAGATCGACATCGACCCCGAGAAGGAGGAGATGGTCCCCCGACCCGACCCGCGCCCGGAGAACCTGGCGGAGGCGCGCGGGATCCTCAGCGAGGGCGAGTCCCTCCTCGCGGAGTACGAGGGCGAGCGCGTCGACGCGGCCGCCGTCGTCTCCATGGCCGCGACCGACCCCGACGGCTCCGGTGACGTCGGCGACGACGGTAACGACGGCGACGGCGAGGCCAGCGACGATGCCCGGAACGCCGGGGACGACACCGCCGATGGCTCCGCGAACGGCGACTCCACCGACGACTCCGGCGACGGCTTCGGCGGCTTCAGACCCAAGGGAGGGTCGGAATGA
- a CDS encoding type II secretion system F family protein: MSVESARGSPAGSADAIGDAFYPLYRWAFGEDSEFTDSIERKLAEARMADTVELYLARALAVGLLVGLLLWVLGTVLTYTIFELFVRGTPSILGVPLDPQLLAIVQAVKVPALIVLGGIVFGLVGFALGFGTLAAVPYFVAGERKREINVLLSDAVSFMYALSVGGLNQLEILEAIATADDTYGEVSKEFQSIVLETRYFDTDYRTAIRNQALRTPSDELGGFLTDMLSIVNSGGNMTRFLEDQKDKQMRTSQQEQETILETLELFGEMYMTLSLFPLLLIIILVIMSMMGQAQTTLLYGTVYGLIPLVGVGFLVLISTVVQDEVGDGYLRGDDGRDDDGGGLFGLGLVERYSGRYSVFDRIESREGTYETLEMLSRPHHFFRDHPLTVLLVTVPATLVLLAFFVVSGFVPLSIDGLKRAPVRGTFFLLYVPLYVNLVPLTAFHEWNVRTRRSVVGKLSEDLRKLSSANDTGMTLLESIRVVSDTSSGRLADEFETIHAKVNYGTGLKEALREFNNAYRIPRLARTVKLIAKAQEASSQITAVLTTAAQASENQDDIDRDRKSRTRMQVVIIIMTFMTLLGVMAILKVKFLDVMAGLASQASGGGGGAGGAGGTGGGGFGGNVDTDLLTLLFFHAVTFQAVISGVIAGYIRDVSLLAGAKFVVVLPTFALLVFLFI; the protein is encoded by the coding sequence ATGAGCGTCGAATCGGCGCGCGGTTCGCCCGCCGGGAGCGCCGACGCGATCGGGGACGCCTTCTACCCCCTCTACCGCTGGGCGTTCGGCGAGGACAGCGAGTTCACCGACTCGATCGAGCGGAAGCTCGCCGAGGCGAGGATGGCCGACACCGTGGAGCTGTACCTCGCCCGCGCGCTCGCCGTCGGCCTCCTGGTCGGTCTCCTGCTGTGGGTGCTCGGGACCGTCCTCACCTACACGATCTTCGAGCTGTTCGTCCGGGGGACGCCGAGCATCCTCGGGGTGCCGCTGGATCCGCAGCTGCTCGCGATCGTCCAGGCCGTCAAGGTGCCGGCGCTGATCGTCCTCGGCGGGATCGTCTTCGGCCTCGTCGGGTTCGCGCTGGGCTTCGGGACGCTCGCGGCCGTCCCCTACTTCGTCGCCGGCGAGCGGAAGCGCGAGATCAACGTCCTCCTCTCCGACGCCGTCTCGTTCATGTACGCCCTCTCCGTCGGCGGGCTGAACCAGCTCGAGATCCTGGAGGCGATCGCCACCGCCGACGACACCTACGGCGAGGTGTCGAAGGAGTTCCAGAGCATCGTCCTCGAGACGCGGTACTTCGACACCGACTACCGGACGGCCATCCGAAACCAGGCGCTCCGGACGCCCAGCGACGAGCTGGGGGGGTTTCTCACCGACATGCTCTCGATCGTCAACTCCGGCGGGAACATGACGCGCTTCCTCGAGGACCAGAAGGACAAGCAGATGCGCACCTCACAGCAGGAACAGGAGACGATCCTCGAGACGCTCGAACTGTTCGGCGAGATGTACATGACCCTCTCGCTGTTCCCCCTGCTGCTCATCATCATCCTCGTCATCATGAGCATGATGGGCCAGGCCCAGACGACGCTGCTCTACGGGACGGTCTACGGGCTGATCCCGCTGGTCGGGGTCGGCTTCCTCGTGCTCATCTCGACCGTCGTCCAGGACGAGGTCGGCGACGGCTACCTCCGGGGGGACGACGGTCGGGACGACGACGGCGGCGGCCTGTTCGGTCTCGGCCTCGTCGAGCGGTACAGCGGGCGCTACAGCGTCTTCGACCGCATCGAGAGCCGCGAGGGGACCTACGAGACCCTCGAGATGCTCTCTCGACCGCACCACTTCTTCCGCGATCACCCGCTGACGGTGCTGCTCGTCACGGTGCCGGCGACGCTCGTGCTGCTCGCCTTCTTCGTGGTGTCGGGGTTCGTCCCCCTCTCGATCGACGGGCTGAAGCGCGCGCCAGTCCGGGGGACGTTCTTCCTCCTCTACGTCCCGCTCTACGTCAACCTCGTCCCGCTGACGGCGTTCCACGAGTGGAACGTCAGGACGCGCCGCAGCGTCGTCGGGAAGCTCTCGGAGGACCTCCGGAAGCTGTCGTCGGCGAACGACACGGGGATGACGCTGCTCGAATCCATCCGTGTCGTCTCCGACACCTCGAGCGGGCGGCTCGCCGACGAGTTCGAGACCATCCACGCGAAGGTGAACTACGGGACGGGACTCAAGGAGGCGCTCCGGGAGTTCAACAACGCGTATCGCATCCCGCGGCTCGCCCGGACGGTGAAGCTCATCGCGAAGGCCCAGGAGGCGTCGAGCCAGATCACCGCGGTCCTGACGACCGCCGCCCAGGCGAGCGAGAACCAGGACGACATCGACCGCGACCGAAAGTCCCGCACCCGGATGCAGGTCGTCATCATCATCATGACGTTCATGACGCTGCTCGGGGTGATGGCGATCCTCAAGGTGAAGTTCCTCGACGTGATGGCCGGGCTGGCCTCGCAGGCGTCGGGTGGCGGGGGCGGAGCGGGCGGCGCGGGGGGCACGGGAGGCGGCGGGTTCGGCGGTAACGTCGACACCGACCTGCTGACGCTGCTGTTCTTCCACGCGGTGACGTTCCAGGCCGTCATCTCGGGCGTCATCGCGGGGTACATCCGCGACGTGAGCCTCCTCGCCGGGGCGAAGTTCGTCGTCGTCCTGCCGACGTTCGCGCTCCTGGTGTTCCTGTTCATATGA
- a CDS encoding DUF7287 family protein — MRGGSTHGRRGRGQSTLDFTIGVSVFLIAVTFTFAFVPGLTQPFADTARVTPATADRVADRLASDDLARPDRPYLLDATCTAAFFDSTRDDAGCAFDNGRPIPDRLGLPKPTTATSPNVRVGLYDSGGEPLCWDDEGGTAVPESDPDCDGDDPTLVGGGPLTDSGGVVVARRAVVVGGTDALLRVSVW; from the coding sequence ATGAGGGGGGGATCGACTCACGGTCGACGCGGACGCGGGCAATCGACGCTCGACTTCACGATCGGCGTCAGCGTCTTCCTGATCGCGGTGACGTTCACCTTCGCGTTCGTTCCGGGGCTGACCCAGCCGTTCGCCGACACCGCGCGCGTGACGCCGGCGACGGCCGACCGCGTCGCGGATCGGCTGGCGAGCGACGACCTCGCGCGACCCGATCGCCCCTACCTGCTCGACGCGACGTGCACGGCGGCGTTCTTCGATTCGACGCGGGACGACGCCGGGTGCGCCTTCGACAACGGGCGGCCCATCCCCGACCGACTGGGCCTCCCGAAGCCGACGACGGCGACCAGCCCGAACGTTCGCGTCGGGCTGTACGACAGCGGCGGCGAGCCGCTGTGCTGGGACGACGAGGGGGGGACGGCCGTCCCCGAATCCGACCCGGACTGCGACGGCGACGACCCGACGCTGGTCGGCGGCGGCCCGCTGACCGACTCCGGGGGCGTCGTGGTGGCCCGGCGCGCGGTCGTCGTCGGCGGGACCGACGCGCTCCTCCGGGTGAGCGTATGGTGA
- a CDS encoding DUF7288 family protein, which yields MVTGRRGDRGQVHTLEAVVAGVVVVAGLVYALQVTAVTPLSASTSSQHIENQQTAVVEGVLAASVADGSLERTLLAWDDANERFYGTAGDRAYFVTDLPDTAFGDRLYRTFEARGVAVNVVVRYRTPSGSGTQRVIYRGKPSDNAVTVVRPLTLFDGDELRFENGTATGTTVSGATPFYVEAAVADGSSVAYKVVTVEVTVWRM from the coding sequence ATGGTGACCGGGCGGCGCGGCGACCGCGGGCAGGTCCACACGCTCGAGGCCGTCGTCGCGGGCGTCGTGGTCGTCGCCGGGCTGGTCTACGCGCTGCAGGTGACGGCGGTGACGCCGCTGTCGGCGAGCACGTCGAGCCAGCACATCGAGAACCAGCAGACGGCCGTCGTCGAGGGCGTCCTCGCCGCGTCGGTGGCGGACGGCTCGCTCGAGCGGACGCTGCTGGCGTGGGACGACGCGAACGAACGCTTCTACGGGACGGCCGGCGACCGGGCGTACTTCGTCACCGACCTCCCCGACACCGCGTTCGGGGACCGTCTCTACCGGACGTTCGAGGCGCGGGGCGTCGCCGTGAACGTCGTCGTCCGGTATCGGACGCCGAGCGGGAGCGGGACCCAGCGGGTGATCTACCGGGGGAAGCCGAGCGACAACGCCGTGACCGTCGTGCGGCCCCTGACGCTGTTCGACGGGGACGAACTGCGCTTCGAGAACGGGACGGCGACGGGCACGACGGTGAGCGGGGCGACCCCGTTCTACGTCGAGGCGGCCGTCGCCGACGGCTCGTCGGTCGCGTACAAGGTCGTGACCGTGGAGGTGACCGTATGGCGGATGTGA
- a CDS encoding DUF7261 family protein, which yields MADVSERGQMLLVAGLTLATAFVALALVLNTAIYTENLSTRTSDPGASEAIRFAEAVEVDLGDAVTYVNEREATYPDRRAAFEDVVASWSDATADSAAIDGVFTAVSLSSVEQGTRVVDGNASDGLTNATGAGDWTVVADGRVRAFEMRVDPPTGRSLVVEFANASATWTTTVERVDSSTVEVRTTHPDATVATCTVAASGGATIDVSRETVAGDGDPRYCRALDYASEIRGAYDLELRDADAVSGTFELVANRAVDDGPSTETVLYGATVSATYDSGRVTARWADLRIAPGEVGR from the coding sequence ATGGCGGATGTGAGCGAGCGGGGGCAGATGCTCCTCGTGGCCGGGCTGACGCTCGCCACCGCGTTCGTCGCGCTGGCGCTCGTCCTCAACACCGCCATCTACACCGAGAACCTCTCGACCCGGACGAGCGATCCGGGCGCGAGCGAGGCGATCCGGTTCGCCGAGGCGGTCGAGGTCGATCTCGGGGACGCCGTGACGTACGTGAACGAACGCGAGGCGACCTACCCGGACCGCAGGGCCGCCTTCGAGGACGTCGTCGCGTCCTGGAGCGACGCGACGGCCGACTCGGCGGCGATCGACGGGGTGTTCACCGCCGTCTCGCTGTCGAGCGTCGAGCAGGGAACGAGGGTCGTCGACGGTAACGCGAGCGACGGCCTGACGAACGCCACCGGGGCGGGCGACTGGACGGTCGTCGCGGACGGTCGCGTCCGGGCGTTCGAGATGCGCGTGGATCCGCCGACCGGGCGCTCGCTGGTCGTCGAGTTCGCGAACGCCTCCGCGACCTGGACGACGACCGTCGAGCGAGTCGATTCCTCGACCGTCGAGGTTCGGACGACGCACCCCGACGCGACCGTCGCGACGTGCACCGTCGCCGCGAGCGGCGGGGCGACGATCGACGTCTCGCGGGAGACGGTGGCCGGCGACGGCGACCCGAGGTACTGCCGCGCGCTCGATTACGCCTCCGAGATCCGCGGCGCGTACGACCTCGAACTGCGGGACGCCGACGCCGTGTCGGGCACCTTCGAACTCGTCGCGAATCGGGCGGTCGACGACGGGCCGTCGACCGAGACGGTCCTCTACGGCGCGACCGTCTCCGCGACCTACGACAGCGGTCGGGTCACGGCCCGGTGGGCGGACCTCCGGATCGCGCCCGGGGAGGTGGGGCGATGA
- a CDS encoding DUF7266 family protein has protein sequence MSGDGSGQGTALAPDRRGVSTAVGYVLNLGLATVLITGLVFAAGTHVEQERETVIRSELVVVGEGIVADVGAADRLVQGGAEEVRIRRTIPERVAGAPYAVRVETTGGEDYLVLSTRDPSVEVRFELVVETPVSGVASGGGVVVEYVDTGDADADGDALEVRGG, from the coding sequence ATGAGCGGCGACGGGAGCGGCCAGGGGACGGCGCTCGCCCCCGACCGCCGCGGCGTCTCGACCGCCGTCGGGTACGTGCTCAACCTCGGCCTCGCGACGGTGCTCATCACCGGGCTGGTGTTCGCGGCGGGGACGCACGTCGAGCAGGAGCGCGAGACGGTGATCCGCTCCGAGCTGGTGGTCGTCGGCGAGGGGATCGTCGCGGACGTCGGTGCGGCCGATCGGCTCGTTCAGGGCGGCGCGGAGGAGGTGCGGATCCGCCGTACGATCCCCGAACGGGTCGCCGGCGCGCCGTACGCGGTGCGCGTCGAGACCACCGGCGGGGAGGACTACCTCGTCCTCTCGACGCGTGATCCGTCGGTCGAAGTCAGGTTCGAACTGGTCGTCGAGACGCCGGTATCGGGTGTCGCCTCCGGCGGGGGGGTCGTCGTCGAGTACGTCGACACCGGCGACGCGGACGCCGACGGGGACGCGCTGGAGGTGCGCGGTGGCTGA
- a CDS encoding DUF7289 family protein, whose amino-acid sequence MAERAVSEVLSFVLIFSLVVTAVGIVYASGLAGLESARSAEQVDNAARAFDVLADNMADIHRSRAPGRKTEIKLSDASLAYSGTATEIDVTVEGVVSDGNRTHFDAESTPIVYGTDGEARLVYEGGAVVRRDGDYVRMLREPPFLFRDDRVVLAYVETVAPARSVSGSETVLVRGERTRSALLVTDEAGDPTLNGDANAVTVNLTVTAADGRVEAWRDYLVGQPGVTCGSPSVVDEDRRTVACRFETEELAVSVTSIELGLN is encoded by the coding sequence GTGGCTGAGCGGGCGGTGAGCGAGGTCCTGAGCTTCGTGCTGATCTTCTCGCTCGTCGTGACCGCGGTCGGGATCGTCTACGCGAGCGGACTCGCCGGCCTCGAATCGGCGCGCTCGGCGGAGCAGGTCGACAACGCGGCGCGCGCGTTCGACGTGCTCGCGGACAACATGGCGGACATCCACCGCAGTCGGGCACCGGGTCGGAAGACCGAGATCAAACTCTCCGACGCCAGTCTCGCCTATTCGGGCACCGCGACCGAGATCGACGTCACCGTCGAGGGCGTCGTCAGCGACGGCAACCGTACCCACTTCGACGCGGAGAGCACCCCCATCGTCTACGGCACCGACGGGGAGGCCCGCCTGGTCTACGAGGGGGGAGCCGTCGTCCGACGGGACGGCGACTACGTCAGGATGCTCCGCGAACCGCCGTTTCTCTTCCGCGACGATCGGGTCGTGCTCGCGTACGTCGAGACGGTCGCCCCCGCCCGGAGCGTGAGCGGCTCCGAGACCGTGCTCGTCCGCGGCGAGCGGACGCGGTCGGCCCTCCTGGTGACCGACGAGGCCGGCGACCCGACGCTGAACGGCGACGCGAACGCGGTGACCGTGAACCTGACCGTCACCGCGGCGGACGGGCGCGTCGAGGCGTGGCGCGACTACCTCGTCGGGCAACCGGGCGTGACGTGCGGTTCGCCGTCGGTCGTCGACGAGGATCGGCGGACGGTCGCCTGCCGGTTCGAGACCGAGGAACTCGCGGTGAGCGTCACGAGCATCGAACTCGGGCTCAACTGA
- a CDS encoding DUF7289 family protein, translated as MSRGWGRRTRGLRATRAQSATVGASLLVAITVIGTTGVVVLGSEAIDDWSRQADLERAEQAMTQFDSRAAQVALGGSSRQTVDFGWSGGTFEVREGTGTLTITHVDYNYTGGNASADDPAGDDQIVYRTTELGSFVYANGDTRIAYQGGGVWRKTGDGPARLVSPPEFHYRDGTLTFPVVRVSGGSTHAASGRTTVTVERPAPSFRRTYPNESASYANGRAFANPLSEGYVTVTVESEFYEGWAEYFRTRTDGVVSVDHGERRARVKLLTLGTQGNFGVPAEGSEFGIRGIESGHSLRQFEFTLRPKDDQSSEFSNLRWSMFVDDGGRHFEIAVRNRGNLKCDAAGTIDDPVTVSMYYSYLDDGVRKSHGWQNTEDFEVECVPDGDGGYVATLPLDFTGSGHRMNYTDVPKSDLSKFDSENAQFVTSLDFAAHPEDDTAENATTYTTPDAEDLAYLTRHYFGTFGPTFQLETSDQQSGNAAGVSETTSSGTIYYAGDDRVITFLHVTENDVRVELS; from the coding sequence ATGAGTCGCGGGTGGGGACGACGGACGCGGGGGCTTCGGGCGACCCGAGCGCAGTCGGCGACGGTCGGGGCGAGCCTCCTCGTCGCGATCACGGTGATCGGAACGACGGGCGTCGTCGTCCTCGGATCGGAGGCGATAGACGACTGGAGCCGGCAGGCGGACCTGGAGCGGGCCGAACAGGCGATGACCCAGTTCGACTCGCGGGCGGCCCAGGTCGCGCTCGGCGGGTCCAGTCGACAGACCGTCGACTTCGGCTGGTCGGGGGGGACGTTCGAGGTGCGGGAGGGGACGGGGACGCTCACGATCACTCACGTGGACTACAACTACACCGGGGGGAACGCGTCCGCGGACGATCCGGCGGGCGACGACCAGATCGTCTACCGAACGACCGAACTCGGTTCGTTCGTCTACGCGAACGGCGACACGCGGATCGCCTACCAGGGCGGCGGCGTCTGGCGGAAGACGGGAGACGGCCCCGCCCGACTGGTCTCGCCGCCGGAGTTTCACTACCGGGACGGGACGCTCACGTTCCCCGTCGTCCGGGTGAGCGGCGGGAGTACCCACGCAGCGAGCGGTCGGACGACGGTGACCGTCGAGCGGCCCGCCCCCTCCTTCCGACGGACGTACCCCAACGAGAGCGCAAGCTACGCGAACGGCAGGGCGTTCGCCAATCCGCTCTCGGAGGGGTACGTCACCGTCACGGTCGAGAGCGAGTTCTACGAGGGGTGGGCCGAGTACTTCCGGACCCGGACCGACGGCGTCGTCTCCGTCGACCACGGCGAACGGCGGGCCCGCGTGAAGCTGCTGACGCTCGGAACCCAGGGGAACTTCGGCGTCCCCGCGGAGGGCTCCGAGTTCGGGATCCGGGGGATCGAGTCGGGTCACTCGCTGCGCCAGTTCGAGTTCACCCTGCGCCCGAAGGACGATCAGTCCTCCGAGTTCAGCAACCTCCGCTGGAGCATGTTCGTCGACGACGGCGGGAGACACTTCGAGATCGCCGTCCGGAACAGGGGCAACCTCAAGTGCGACGCCGCGGGCACGATCGACGACCCGGTGACGGTGTCGATGTACTACAGCTACCTCGACGACGGGGTGCGAAAGTCCCACGGCTGGCAGAACACCGAGGACTTCGAGGTCGAGTGCGTCCCCGACGGCGACGGCGGGTACGTCGCCACGCTCCCGCTCGACTTCACGGGGAGCGGCCACCGGATGAACTACACCGACGTCCCGAAGAGCGACCTCTCGAAGTTCGACAGCGAGAACGCGCAGTTCGTCACCTCCCTCGACTTCGCGGCGCACCCCGAGGACGACACCGCCGAGAACGCGACGACCTACACCACGCCCGACGCGGAGGACCTCGCGTACCTCACGCGACACTACTTCGGTACGTTCGGTCCCACGTTCCAGCTCGAGACGTCCGACCAGCAGAGCGGTAACGCCGCCGGCGTGTCGGAGACGACGTCGTCGGGGACGATCTACTACGCCGGCGACGACCGCGTCATCACGTTCCTGCACGTCACGGAGAACGACGTGCGGGTGGAACTCAGTTGA
- a CDS encoding DUF7557 family protein translates to MPTVELREETIERLNGLREEDESYDELVTELINIYEAEELTLFHGGDEL, encoded by the coding sequence ATGCCCACCGTGGAACTACGCGAGGAGACCATCGAGCGGCTGAACGGCCTGCGCGAGGAGGACGAGTCCTACGACGAACTCGTCACGGAGCTGATCAACATCTACGAGGCGGAGGAGCTGACGCTCTTTCACGGCGGGGACGAACTGTAA